From Phragmites australis chromosome 5, lpPhrAust1.1, whole genome shotgun sequence, a single genomic window includes:
- the LOC133919058 gene encoding protein FAR1-RELATED SEQUENCE 5-like yields the protein MSHVEPAATGADQGGEGAVVPLDDGAASGDGTTEAQLAVVSNSGDEAAGRREYGDEAENEEEAATVHGSKEGTEELLRKVVCSEEAAYKLYCDYGHRMGFSIRKGKQSYFTGTKRIRTKDYFCSKEGLKEGEKLTDANFNDPHTRTNCKAMVRFRVNDQGEWKVIRLVSDHNHNLARPEERHLLRSARSLIAGRSSSVEAMLYAGYQVQSNPPQLPAGSTSATNNVETLKQDLLVGYGTMAKAPAIGTGDLQSLVSHLKSRANEDGMFYWDVQLDQGGRMTNFFWRDGRSRIDYDYFGDVVVFDLTYRLNKQNVVCAPFVGVNHHWQTTMYGCALLADESMSTFLWLFKSFLESMGNRHPRSIFTNQDQVMSKAIEEVFPNTCHRIAHWHIQKNATSRLGSLNGSKAFNKMFIKCMQGCDSEAEFEETWAEMLRAFKLQDNKWLKKLYKLKQKWCSALNKYIFDGGVEYEPQCDSMSNIFSGIADKLTSLSAIAVAVDKQTEDWRGKEYDEDTRCCQKPPACIIKHSDILNHAAKVYTHRIYKLFETDFLDGCGATKFKELQCEDNNTYQFEMTMQGRGSRVCTVHFNMNMMQITCSCSKFETMGLLCPHALKALSIKNACKIPEIYILKRWTKDAKKWVFNPKQYEPSYQECMDDEAAYCKYVMRYAYDLVIKSQGQEELRKTLWNTLESGEKELETCLGNVSQYAPSYAT from the coding sequence ATGTCCCACGTCGAGCCCGCCGCCACCGGCGCAGACCAGGGCGGCGAGGGGGCGGTCGTGCCGCTGGATGATGGCGCTGCCAGTGGCGATGGGACCACGGAAGCTCAGCTGGCGGTCGTTTCCAACTCCGGCGACGAAGCGGCGGGGAGGAGGGAGTACGGCGACGAGGCCGAGAACGAGGAGGAAGCCGCGACGGTGCACGGCAGCAAGGAGGGCACCGAGGAGCTGCTCCGGAAGGTGGTGTGCAGCGAGGAGGCGGCCTACAAGCTCTACTGCGACTACGGCCACCGCATGGGGTTTAGCATCCGCAAGGGGAAGCAATCCTACTTCACCGGCACCAAGAGGATACGGACCAAGGACTACTTCTGCTCCAAGGAAGGGCTCAAGGAAGGGGAGAAGCTTACTGATGCTAACTTCAACGACCCACACACCAGGACCAACTGCAAGGCCATGGTCCGGTTCAGGGTGAACGACCAGGGGGAGTGGAAGGTTATTCGGCTGGTCTCTGATCACAACCACAACCTGGCGAGGCCCGAGGAACGGCACCTTTTGCGGTCTGCAAGGTCACTTATAGCAGGGAGGTCGAGTTCTGTCGAGGCAATGTTGTATGCAGGGTACCAGGTGCAAAGTAACCCTCCCCAATTGCCTGCGGGAAGCACTAGTGCAACCAACAATGTGGAGACTTTGAAGCAGGATTTGCTAGTCGGGTACGGTACTATGGCAAAGGCACCGGCCATAGGTACTGGAGACTTGCAGAGCCTTGTGAGCCACCTGAAGAGCAGGGCaaatgaagatggcatgttCTACTGGGATGTTCAATTAGATCAAGGTGGTCGGATGACTAATTTCTTTTGGCGTGATGGAAGGAGCAGGATTGACTATGACTATTTCGGTGATGTGGTTGTGTTTGATTTGACTTATCGCTTAAACAAACAGAACGTGGTATGTGCGCCTTTTGTTGGCGTGAACCACCATTGGCAGACCACTATGTATGGCTGCGCGCTCTTAGCTGATGAGTCGATGTCAACTTTTTTGTGGTTGTTCAAGTCCTTCTTGGAGTCCATGGGGAACCGGCATCCTCGATCCATTTTCACGAATCAAGATCAAGTTATGTCCAAAGCAATTGAAGAGGTTTTTCCAAATACATGCCATCGCATTGCTCACTGGCACATCCAAAAGAATGCCACTTCTCGTCTTGGTTCTCTTAATGGTTCAAAAGCGTTCAATAAGATGTTCATCAAGTGTATGCAGGGATGTGACTCGGAAGCAGAGTTTGAAGAAACATGGGCTGAAATGCTCCGTGCATTTAAGTTGCAGGACAATAAGTGGCTTAAGAAACTGTATAAGCTCAAGCAGAAATGGTGTAGTGCTCTCAACAAGTACATCTTTGATGGCGGGGTTGAGTATGAGCCACAATGTGACAGTATGAGTAACATATTCAGTGGCATTGCTGATAAATTGACCTCTCTTTCCGCAATTGCTGTTGCTGTGGATAAACAGACTGAAGATTGGCGGGGAAAAGAGTATGATGAGGACACACGGTGTTGCCAAAAGCCACCTGCTTGTATTATAAAGCACAGTGATATTTTGAATCATGCAGCAAAAGTTTATACACATAGAATCTACAAGCTGTTCGAGACGGATTTTCTCGACGGGTGTGGTGCCACAAAATTTAAGGAGCTTCAGTGTGAAGACAATAACACATATCAATTTGAGATGACCATGCAAGGGCGAGGGTCAAGAGTCTGCACCGTTCATTTCAATatgaatatgatgcaaatcaCTTGCAGCTGCAGTAAGTTTGAGACAATGGGTTTACTTTGCCCGCATGCTCTGAAAGCTCTTAGTATCAAGAATGCATGCAAAATTCCAGAAATTTACATACTGAAGCGGTGGACCAAGGATGCGAAGAAATGGGTTTTTAACCCAAAACAATATGAACCATCATATCAGGAATGTATGGACGATGAAGCTGCATACTGCAAATATGTTATGCGGTATGCTTATGACCTTGTGATTAAGAGCCAAGGGCAGGAGGAATTGAGGAAAACGCTGTGGAATACTCTTGAGAGTGGAGAGAAGGAACTGGAGACATGCCTAGGAAATGTTAGCCAGTATGCACCTTCGTATGCCACTTGA
- the LOC133919060 gene encoding serine/threonine-protein kinase SAPK7-like, which produces MEKYELLKDIGSGNFGVARLMRNRETKELVAMKYIPRGLKIDENVAREIINHRSLRHPNIIRFKEVVLTPTHLAIVMEYAAGGELFDRICSAGRFSEDEARYFFQQLICGVSYCHFMQICHRDLKLENTLLDGNPAPRLKICDFGYSKSSLLHSKPKSTVGTPAYIAPEVLSRREYDGKMADVWSCGVTLYVMLVGGYPFEDPNDPKNFRKTIGRIVSIQYQIPEYVHISQDCRQLLSRIFVANPAKRITIREIRNHPWFLKNLPRELTEAVQAKYYKKDNSAPTYSDQTVEEIMKIVEEARTPPQSSTPVAGFGWAEEEEQDDDKKPDDDGQDGEDEEYYSEDEYDKHVKQVHASGDFRHLIK; this is translated from the exons ATGGAGAAGTACGAGCTCCTCAAGGACATCGGCTCCGGCAACTTCGGGGTGGCGCGGCTGATGCGGAACAGGGAGACCAAGGAGCTCGTCGCCATGAAGTACATCCCACGGGGGCTCAAG ATTGACGAGAATGTGGCGAGGGAGATCATAAACCACCGCTCGCTGCGGCACCCCAACATAATCCGGTTCAAGGAG GTTGTGCTCACGCCCACGCACCTCGCCATCGTTATGGAGTACGCCGCTGGCGGGGAGCTGTTCGACCGGATCTGCAGCGCCGGGAGGTTCAGTGAGGACGAG GCGAGGTATTTCTTCCAGCAGCTCATTTGCGGTGTCAGCTACTGCCACTTCATG CAAATTTGTCACCGGGACTTGAAGCTGGAGAACACGTTGCTGGATGGCAACCCGGCGCCCCGTCTAAAGATCTGCGACTTTGGGTACTCCAAG TCATCACTGCTGCACTCAAAGCCGAAGTCGACGGTTGGAACTCCGGCGTACATTGCTCCGGAGGTGCTTTCTCGCCGGGAATATGACGGCAAG ATGGCAGACGTTTGGTCTTGTGGAGTGACCCTTTATGTGATGCTGGTTGGTGGGTACCCTTTTGAGGATCCCAACGATCCCAAGAATTTCAGAAAGACGATTGGA AGAATAGTGTCGATTCAATACCAAATACCAGAGTATGTCCACATATCCCAAGATTGCAGGCAGCTCCTCTCCAGGATCTTTGTCGCGAATCCTGCAAAG AGAATAACGATTAGGGAGATTAGGAATCACCCCTGGTTCCTGAAGAACTTGCCTAGAGAGCTTACAGAAGCTGTGCAAGCGAAGTACTACAAGAAGGACAACAGTGCCCCCACCTACTCTGATCAGACCGTTGAAGAGATCATGAAGATCGTCGAGGAAGCTCGCACACCACCTCAATCATCTACCCCCGTGGCTGGTTTCGGTTGggctgaggaagaagagcaagacGATGACAAGAAACCGGATGATGACGGACAGGATGGGGAGGATGAGGAATATTATAGTGAGGACGAGTACGACAAGCATGTGAAGCAAGTACATGCCAGCGGCGATTTCCGTCATCTGATAAAATGA